Sequence from the Cucumis sativus cultivar 9930 chromosome 1, Cucumber_9930_V3, whole genome shotgun sequence genome:
ATCAATAGTCATGTGTTCTTCCATTATCTTCATCGAGTCGTTTGGAATTGTGCCTTCTTCGTACTCGATATCTCCATAAGAAGTCTGTTTCCAGTCTCCTCCAGCAAGATCTTGAGGTTCATCACTGATTTCTCTGGAAAGTTTAGATCTTCCAAGGTTTGAATCAGTCATTGCTTGAGTATTTTCAGTGCTTGTGGGAAGCTCAAATGAAAGTTTTCTACTAGAACTTCTGCTGAGCAAACTTCGAAAACATTCAGTTGTCTTTCTCGAGTTTCCTCCTCCATTCATTCCCCATGAACAACTCCTTGGCTGTGTAAATGGAACCTCCAGTTCAATTGAATCAGGAGCTGCAGATCTATACTTTGTCTTGTAATTCGAAGCCGGTTCAGTTTCATCAGATTCAGAAGAATAGTCTACAACAAAGCCACTGTCAAAACTTTGATCCTTCCTTGAAGGAttctcaaacaaaactttCCTAGTTCTTTTTTGCTGTTGCTTCCTTTCCTTTGACCGCCATCGAGTATTGAATTCCCAAAATGAGTTTTTCTGTTGAGTGAATGGaacttcaacattttttttggttggtgTCGGAGAAGTATGCAATGAGCAGCAGTTGAAACTCTCTTCTACTAATCTAAATAAACTATCTCGGTTACGGTTTCCCTTCATTTTGATGGGAATGCAGGAGACAGTTTTTCCTAGATTTTCAATGCAACAACCTTCAATCCATTTATCACTATGCAAATAATTATGTGAAGAATTTACAGCTCCAACTGACTTGTCATCACAACAGTCCCAGTGAGGATCAATGTCACGACTATTTTCGTTTATGTACATCTGTTCATCATCATGAGTCCACCTTGTGGATGCAGCGATCTGAGGAACACAATGCCCAGTTCTACCAGTCGTGTTCTTCGAGGTTATCGTGGTTCCGGCGCCGTTATCTTCTTCGTTCCCTGTTGAGTTGAACGACTTCGATTCTTTTTCAGTCAGCATGTGAAACGCGCGTTCAAATGATTTGGCATATGACTCTTCCGTAGGCTTGCCTCCAGAAGAAGCTCTTACAGACTGAAGCAGAGACTTAGCTTCTGTGAGCCGATTCGTAAGGATCTGACAGATCGCAAGATtgcattttttgttgttatctGCCTCGAGAGACAAAGCTTTCCTGCAAGTAAAAATTACTTCCCTTACAAACTTGTGAATTTATGATCCCTTGGATGTTAGAAAACATGACAAAAAAGCTAGCTCTCAGTTCAATGAGGATCAAAGTTTACCGAGGAAACCGACTCACCGGTAATAATCTTCAGCAACGTAGATATTGTTCAGCTGCAAGAAAGCCCAGGCCAAGTTGCCAAGAACTCTAAGTTGGAAAAGAATTTGTATTAGTCCGATGCTGAATCAATCAACAAAGAacgaaaataaattgaatacCTACCTTGATTTCTCTTGCTCAATAGTAATTTGCACTTTCTTCCCCTGGGATCTTGCAGCTTTCGTCCTCTTGCCACCAAAAATCGTGCCGTCTTCGATCTGTTTCAGTTTGCGTTGAAGCATATCGATCTCTTCTTCTATTCTTCCAGACCTCTGAAAGAAAATACAGTATCAAATGAGTTCCTATGTGACTTACTTTACAATGATTTCTTTCTCGTACTAATCAGAATACAGTGATCACATTTATCAAAAAACAGAAGTTCTTACCTTGTATAATTCAATCAATACATTGTCAATAGATTCCTGAGAATCATAAGGGCAGAGATGGCGAAAGGATTTGATCGCCTCAATCGCTTCATCAGAGCGGTCCAGCTGCTTCATCACTACAGCCATGTCTTTCAGTGCACTGTCCACTCGATCACCGGCATTTATCGCCGCCCAAAACAGAGAAACAGCCCTACTCGGATCTTTTTCTATCAACTGCAGAAGCAAAAATGGCCAAATACGCTAAGTTctgaaaactaaacaaaaatagttcTTAAAAACGTGTTTTTGGATTTGGAATTTGGCCAAGTGTTCAACTCTTTCACTTACAAAAATGGAGGAAATTTacttgattttcaaaaaccaaacttaACACCCCCCACCccaatatcttttttaagCCCAAAAATGACTGAAAACTCAGTACTCATAATACATTATAATCACTAATTATTTACAAActtgttgaaagaaaaatacagctttaatttgtttagacttttaatcatttcaaaCAAACCCTACATGATCCACTTTATTAAACTAACAATCGAACAATTCATTCCTCTCTGTTTCTCACTAATTCCATCTTAAAGACCAACATTGTTCAGATAAACCACCacagagaaagaagaaacagaTCATAAAACAGAGCCAACAATATTCTATTCAAGAACCAGAAacttcaaaacacaaaaagagAACAGACTCGCCAATACAATGAACAacgaattcaaaatttgacaaacCTGAACTTGTTTAGCCTTAACATAGGGAGAGTCCCCGGCGGGAACTTTGTGAATGACGTGAAAGAGATCAGATTTGTTCGCAAAATTAGGTGACGATCTTTTCCTCTCTGAGAAAGGTGCCGTTTTCGGTGACCGGAACGGCCCCGATTTCCACGAGGGTGGTGGGGTCAAAAATCCCTTGCAGGGAAAATTGTTCTTGCTGTTGTTAGTCCACATGcgtttcttcttgtttttcttttccccgAGAAAAAATTCGCTTTCAGTTTCTCGTCCTAGAAAATtgacaagaaaaaacaagaggggattttctttttccttcttgagTTAGAACTTTTGCGTCGGATCTTGCATGGGATTAATCCGGTTAGAACAAATACCGAGAGAAGTAAAGTGAAAAGGCGAGAATGAAAAACGATGATGTTCCTGAAGAGTGGGGAACAAAAAATAGCCGTTTTATATAATTACTAGCcgttgaaaatttcaattactTCACACGTTTGGGAACTCAAAGGAACGATGGTTGTTGATGGGTCGAGTCCGGTTGGATCATCTCCCGAAGTCAAATAACATTAGTTTTTtcgataaaattatttaattatttttttaaaaagttatttaaaatcaaatcgaTACATGTATGTGCTGAGAACTAAGAATATGTTCAAACTCTTTCCTCcgtttgtattaaaaaaatgtatgcgtaataaaaagttgtaaaatcATTAACGAACACATAACTTTGCTATTGTGACAAATTGAATTGTGTACATGTGATAGATCTTTACTCCCATGTGTTGAAAGGGGAGATCTTTGAGTGGAGTTTGATTGCTTGAGATCATAAATATGTCTAGTGATGTTGTTGATGATTCTTAAGTCTTATTTGTTCATGTTCAACGCAATTAGAATGTTCTGACACACTATAGTGCGCATAAATCTTGGAGGATTTTGAGAGTTTTAAGTTATTTCTTCTCCTTGTTCTGAGTAGTTTATTATCACTTGGTCTTGTGTGACATGCTtgtgtaatttcttttttgtgtttgttccttcaaaaaaaatgataatggtAAAGGGACAGCTGAATTTGGGACTTAACAATGAgactttatttaattagctCGAGAGGGACTTGTTTATGGTATGATTACAATTAAATTGTTCATAAGATAATGAATGATCTTTAAGAAGATAGCAATAATTATAAggacaaaacaaattaaaattaacaaaaatatcaaattggcatataaagtttgttatatttataaataagtgGGATAATCATGATaatctaaattcaaatatttgttaatatattaGTAATCTTAAATTACTGATATCAATATCAACCTAAAGTCATTGTATGATATTTACTTCCTACTGCAATATACGAAATGGCAAAATTACCACtacaattttagttcaattgaTACATGTTTGTATCGCAAAACAAGAGATTATAGCTTcatacacacatacacacattcACACATACATAATCTACAATACATGTATATTACATTGTTGATGCAAGTATGTAAATGATAGATTTATATCGATTAATCATAAATTCCATACAAAATTACTTTTGATCGAACCAAAAATagatatagaaaaaaagttgttttagATGCTTCCTAAAtcatattatttcttaattatctaaaattacttgttattttatttcataaacgATTAAAGTTGTCCTTCACACCAATTCATcctatattaattaaatataaattgattcaACATTTCTATaaccattatttttcttcaacctatataaaataatttaaatcaaataaaatattttacaacttaaataatgtatttttaaaaataactaataacaaagttgttttattttaataacatatatttatttcaaagtaatataaaatatttacaaccaacttaacaaaataaaaaatttattgatttgtgATTGATATTCctcacttctctttcttcctatttgggatttatttatcttctttatGACCTAAATGATCGTCTATCTGATCAACGCGATCGTTTAACATTGTCAacacaattgtttatatttgaagtcatttttcatagtttaaaaataactacGTGATCGTGTGAATGCgatataaacgatcgtttaccaagtcaacacaatcgtttagatttgaagttttttttttctattgtttaaaaagaattacacgATTGTGTGAAtataatctaaatgatcgtttaccCAGTcaacatgattgtttagattcgaaacattttttccttcgtttaaaaagaattacagGATCACGTGGATATGTCGTAAACAATCACGTAGCATAATCAACaagatcgtttatatttgaagcattttttatcatctttaaaaaaactacacgatcgtgtatcatttcctacatGAGCGTGTATCATGATTATTTATAAGAATAATTACATGCGTGCGTTTGGCCAATTAATCTAGTGTTAACtgggacttttttttttttttttgcatttttcattgtaagtgtggattttttttgtcggtttgttgtattttttaaagaatagttgcaaatttagctattagattcaaaataattaagtatattgcaatattttaaattttttgaaaatttatcaaCTAGTGAGAGACCATTTCGCAAATATTGGTATATCAGCTATAGATTATACAAGTTTATTAGcaatacaagtctatcatgctatatttgtaattttttaaaaatgttgttatatccttaattattatttctaaaatggtcatcaattacaattttacttttttcagAGACTCTTATATATAacgatatttttattttattttattcaatcatttaattcaaataaataaaaaatatacaatattaatattcaattataaaaaagtatcAATACTTAACCTAATAAATGACTCTATTAAATATCatgatataaataattaaacaatgtCTCCTGTCATTACAGCTAAGttaccaaaatttaataaacaattttttggtggttatttttcataaatataataaaccgATAAAACACGTACAATgtgtataacaaaatgaaaaagctcATTAATCtggttattttaaatattccatatttgctctttcttttcatcgttTTCCTTTCCTCCCCtaatgtgttttttttgtcattttccatattcattcttttacaattcagtccaagcccaacaagcaaatgAGCCCAATAACACATAAAACtcatgaaatttctctataaatagagaccattgtcattcattttgaaagattttagattgaagtaaaatttgaacattcaaacttctacaagctctcGATATGTGTAAGTCCAACCAACATATTTTGAAAGACTGAACTCATATCAACATTTTCTGAAAGATCGAATACttggaagattaaacttttattggaTTTCAGAAGATTGAAGTTCATATCGACTTGTAACTACAACATCCTAAAGACCGGAGATCGATaatttttaacttgtattcgagataaaatatcaaattagtaAATACTAAAGATtttattcacaatattcatcaatatatcgAAGTTCAATTCCAGGAAATACATTTATTCAAAATCTCACGTGAAACTGCATTAAACTAACTATGattgatttaataaatattagcTCAAACCACGTAGGAGTACAAACCCATCTTTAGTGGATCAATTACCGGCATAGGATATCCAtctttgatttattaaaaaatgttgtccatttggatttttttcaaattaataccGATAGAACATTTTCTTACCttcaatttattcaatttttgttgagattattttttatcaattgattcaatttttcGATCTAATACTCTCCGAATCTAGTAAATAGATTTTGCCAAAACAACCCACTCTTCTCTTTCCAAACTCCAATAGAACAACAGCCCACtattctcttttaaaattcGGCCCAATGGGTTCTTTGTAAGGTGAGCCCactttgtaaaataaaatagaaaagaggAAAACCCTAAAACCACTTCTTCCTCACGCCACCATCTACTCCTCCGGCAGCTGAGTGTTGCCGCTCCTTTGCTCCAGTTCACGGCTGCTGCTGCAGCCATCGTCTTTCCTCCCTTCGCGCCGCCGAAGCT
This genomic interval carries:
- the LOC101215262 gene encoding uncharacterized protein LOC101215262 — protein: MWTNNSKNNFPCKGFLTPPPSWKSGPFRSPKTAPFSERKRSSPNFANKSDLFHVIHKVPAGDSPYVKAKQVQLIEKDPSRAVSLFWAAINAGDRVDSALKDMAVVMKQLDRSDEAIEAIKSFRHLCPYDSQESIDNVLIELYKRSGRIEEEIDMLQRKLKQIEDGTIFGGKRTKAARSQGKKVQITIEQEKSRVLGNLAWAFLQLNNIYVAEDYYRKALSLEADNNKKCNLAICQILTNRLTEAKSLLQSVRASSGGKPTEESYAKSFERAFHMLTEKESKSFNSTGNEEDNGAGTTITSKNTTGRTGHCVPQIAASTRWTHDDEQMYINENSRDIDPHWDCCDDKSVGAVNSSHNYLHSDKWIEGCCIENLGKTVSCIPIKMKGNRNRDSLFRLVEESFNCCSLHTSPTPTKKNVEVPFTQQKNSFWEFNTRWRSKERKQQQKRTRKVLFENPSRKDQSFDSGFVVDYSSESDETEPASNYKTKYRSAAPDSIELEVPFTQPRSCSWGMNGGGNSRKTTECFRSLLSRSSSRKLSFELPTSTENTQAMTDSNLGRSKLSREISDEPQDLAGGDWKQTSYGDIEYEEGTIPNDSMKIMEEHMTIDHKFKHNSPTVGGKKSWADMVEEEEEDSDDKNEDDTEETLSSSGRGQVNCFDDNWSSSSDNVEYKFNDETLTVHQELEC